The Methanooceanicella nereidis genomic interval GGGTATCATCCCGCCAAAGGATGGTGTCGTCTTAAGGCAGTTATGTAACATCGGCAGCAGGCTTCACAGCCACCCGTTACACCAGCTGCTCGTTCTTCCGGACTATGTGAAGAACCCGGACGAGGCCCTTGCAGCGACCGTAAGGATCCAGAAGATGAGAAAGATCGCACAGATGATCATAGATTATACTGGCGGCGAAGCAATACACGCCCCCAACATAAGGATAGGCGGTATGCAGAAGAACCTCTCCGAGGTTGCCAAGAGAAAGATCATCGAGGCATTAAAAGAATACGAGCCATTAATGAAAGAGCAGGTCGCATTCATGATAAACGCTTTCCAGAAGTCTGACGCACCGAAGACACTCGGTGTCCACGACAGAGAGCTCATGGCAACTGACCTTAACTATGGTAACTCCGACGTATTCGAATCAGAGTACTTCTACAGGTTCTCTGAGATAACCCCGAAGTCCTACTACCCTGTCGAAGAGGTAGGAATGGATGCATGCGGAACGGTACCACTCGTAGGCGGCAAGACCGTAGAGGGCGGACCGAAAGCAAGGCTTACCAAGTTCAAGGGCTTTGGCAAGAAAGAATGTGGAGACTTTGACCCCAAGGGTGCAATGGCCATCAACATAGCAAGGGCATTAGAGATACCCTACGCATATGACAGGGCAGTGGAGCTTATCACCCAGCTGAACACTAACGGCGCTACGCTCACCAAGCCACCAGA includes:
- the frhA gene encoding coenzyme F420 hydrogenase subunit alpha: MSQTVVVSPTTRHEGHSKLVLQVDDNGIVTQGNYLSTTPVRGFEKFITGRPMEFAPVASSRFCGICPITHASASAESIERALGIIPPKDGVVLRQLCNIGSRLHSHPLHQLLVLPDYVKNPDEALAATVRIQKMRKIAQMIIDYTGGEAIHAPNIRIGGMQKNLSEVAKRKIIEALKEYEPLMKEQVAFMINAFQKSDAPKTLGVHDRELMATDLNYGNSDVFESEYFYRFSEITPKSYYPVEEVGMDACGTVPLVGGKTVEGGPKARLTKFKGFGKKECGDFDPKGAMAINIARALEIPYAYDRAVELITQLNTNGATLTKPPESGGDGVKLGVAANEAPRGVNVHCAKVKDGKIAYYNCLVATTWNIPTVGNACEGQHYKWAEYVVRAYDPCVSCSTHMIVIDEEGKVVTEANI